A section of the Desulfovibrio porci genome encodes:
- a CDS encoding HD domain-containing protein: MNPDISQHEEWFAAYAARERAREHGDPAPMDLKLKHTMAVLDNARRMAESEGFAPALARACLLAALYHDVARFEQYLRYHTFRDRESCNHGLLGVKILKREARLAGEDAATRKIVLAAVGLHNRFVLPAHLPRETELAAHVVRDADKLDILRVMDEHLGGPGPYSPTVVLNLPDDPALAGQAVLRAALEGRVAAYADLRSVNDFRVLLNTWFFDMHFAASRRQFVEDGHARRLLEGLPSNAVYGPARAALLARLDGADARG, from the coding sequence ATGAACCCGGACATCAGCCAGCATGAAGAATGGTTCGCGGCCTATGCCGCGCGGGAACGCGCCAGGGAGCACGGCGACCCCGCGCCCATGGATCTGAAGCTCAAGCATACCATGGCCGTACTGGATAATGCCCGGCGCATGGCGGAGAGCGAAGGTTTTGCTCCTGCCCTGGCCCGCGCCTGCCTTCTGGCCGCGCTGTATCACGATGTGGCCCGCTTTGAGCAGTATTTGCGCTATCATACCTTCCGGGATCGGGAATCCTGCAACCACGGCCTGCTGGGCGTGAAAATCCTCAAACGCGAGGCCCGTCTGGCCGGGGAAGACGCCGCCACGCGCAAGATCGTCCTGGCCGCCGTGGGTCTGCACAACCGCTTCGTCCTGCCCGCGCATCTGCCGCGCGAAACGGAACTGGCCGCGCATGTGGTGCGCGACGCGGACAAGCTGGATATTCTGCGGGTTATGGATGAGCATCTGGGCGGACCTGGCCCCTACAGTCCCACCGTGGTTCTGAACCTGCCGGATGATCCGGCCCTGGCCGGGCAGGCCGTGTTGCGCGCGGCCCTGGAAGGGCGGGTGGCGGCCTATGCCGATCTGCGCAGCGTCAATGATTTCCGCGTACTGCTGAATACCTGGTTTTTCGACATGCATTTCGCGGCCAGCCGTCGCCAGTTTGTGGAGGACGGCCATGCCCGCCGCCTGCTGGAGGGGCTGCCGTCAAACGCGGTATATGGTCCGGCGCGGGCGGCCTTGCTGGCCCGGCTTGACGGAGCCGACGCGCGTGGCTGA
- a CDS encoding CRISPR-associated endonuclease Cas3'', whose translation MLYAHSLPDQDVSQWQSLEDHLRESAQRAGAFGRAFGAGEWAALAARLHDLGKASPEFQAYISGQNGRRRIDHSTAGARLLLQRWKAWGKPGEYRALWLAYCIAGHHGGLPDLGDGASDVGSLRSRLDPAYAIPDYSAGLDLAALADIPQPDALPFPFRLAREHAAFSVTFFVRMLFSCLTDADFLDTEHFYTPENCQQRGCWPSLDTLCERLHNFLSTKGFLRAASDDSPIVTARKEILGHCLDAAALPPGAFTLTVPTGGGKTLSSLAFALEHARRHQLDRIILVAPYTSIIEQNARVLRDVLGEEAVLEHHSNYVHPSEQAADQSGENADDQGRAVLPFRLAAENWDAPVIVTTAVQFFESLFSNRPSRCRKLHNIARSVVILDEAQMLPVPLLEPSVLALRELTEHYGASLVLCTATQPALRRDGPLKNGFAKDSLRELIPAPRVEELFSTFTTQRRMRVSQPGKLDNEELGRRLRQEHQALCIVNSRAQARATYESLGNDEAHFHLSARMTPRHRLLVLDAVRQRLRRGLPCRVVSTSLIECGVDISFPCVYRAHCGLDSVAQAAGRCNRSGELPSGSLFVYTPEQPLSSAQADLYLRACFFSQVAEEHADIFAPAAVEAYFKALYGFTDLDKERLLAMLREKNAAFPHAFDFRQMDARYRFITDGSVPVIITHGAKDGGDLAEQSHTLVRRLETEYPPRRLTLRLLQGYSVQIYPHELKRLRAAGNLETLHGCFDVLRNGAGYDPKLGLLVDDPTRQTPEDCLF comes from the coding sequence ATGCTCTATGCCCACAGCCTCCCGGACCAGGATGTTTCCCAGTGGCAAAGCCTTGAAGATCATCTGCGGGAAAGCGCGCAACGGGCCGGGGCATTCGGTCGCGCATTCGGCGCGGGCGAGTGGGCCGCGCTGGCCGCCCGCCTGCACGATCTGGGTAAGGCCTCGCCGGAATTCCAGGCCTACATCAGCGGCCAAAACGGACGCCGTCGCATCGACCACTCCACCGCCGGGGCACGCCTGCTTTTGCAACGCTGGAAGGCCTGGGGCAAGCCGGGAGAATACAGAGCCCTCTGGCTGGCCTACTGCATAGCCGGACACCACGGCGGCCTGCCGGACCTGGGAGACGGGGCCTCGGATGTGGGCAGCCTGCGTTCCCGCCTGGACCCGGCCTATGCCATCCCCGACTATTCCGCCGGATTGGATCTGGCGGCGCTGGCTGACATTCCTCAACCGGACGCGCTGCCCTTCCCCTTTCGCCTTGCCAGAGAACATGCCGCATTCAGCGTCACTTTCTTCGTGCGCATGCTTTTCTCCTGCCTCACGGACGCTGATTTTCTGGATACGGAACACTTTTACACTCCGGAGAATTGTCAGCAGCGCGGCTGCTGGCCTTCTCTGGATACGCTATGCGAACGGCTGCACAATTTTTTGTCCACCAAAGGCTTTCTGCGCGCGGCGTCTGACGACAGCCCCATTGTCACGGCCAGAAAAGAAATTCTCGGCCATTGCCTGGACGCTGCCGCGCTGCCGCCCGGCGCATTCACCCTCACTGTGCCCACCGGCGGCGGCAAAACGCTCTCCTCGCTGGCCTTCGCCCTGGAGCACGCCCGGCGGCATCAGCTGGACAGAATCATTCTGGTGGCCCCCTACACCAGCATCATTGAGCAGAATGCGCGGGTGCTGCGCGATGTCCTCGGAGAGGAGGCCGTGCTGGAGCACCACAGCAACTATGTCCACCCCAGTGAGCAGGCGGCGGATCAGTCCGGAGAAAACGCCGACGACCAGGGGCGGGCGGTCCTGCCCTTCAGGCTGGCCGCCGAAAACTGGGACGCGCCGGTCATCGTCACCACGGCGGTGCAATTCTTTGAATCCCTGTTTTCCAACCGCCCCTCCCGCTGCCGCAAACTGCACAATATAGCCCGCAGCGTGGTTATTCTGGATGAGGCGCAGATGTTGCCCGTTCCTTTGCTGGAACCTTCGGTGCTCGCGCTGCGGGAACTGACGGAACATTACGGCGCAAGCCTTGTGCTCTGCACCGCCACCCAACCGGCGCTGCGCCGGGACGGTCCTCTGAAAAACGGCTTCGCAAAGGACAGCCTGCGCGAACTGATCCCCGCCCCACGGGTGGAGGAACTTTTCAGCACCTTCACAACCCAGAGGCGCATGCGTGTTTCCCAGCCGGGCAAGCTCGACAATGAGGAACTGGGCCGCCGCCTGCGGCAAGAGCATCAGGCGCTCTGCATCGTCAACAGCCGCGCCCAGGCCCGCGCGACCTATGAAAGCCTGGGAAATGACGAAGCCCATTTTCACCTGAGCGCGCGCATGACGCCGCGACACCGGCTGCTCGTACTGGACGCCGTGCGCCAACGTCTGCGCCGGGGACTACCCTGCCGGGTGGTCAGCACGTCCCTCATCGAATGCGGGGTGGATATCAGCTTCCCCTGCGTGTACCGGGCCCACTGCGGCCTGGACTCCGTGGCACAGGCCGCGGGCCGCTGCAACCGCTCGGGCGAACTGCCTTCCGGCAGCCTGTTTGTTTACACGCCGGAACAGCCCCTTTCCTCCGCCCAGGCCGACCTTTATCTGCGCGCCTGTTTTTTCAGCCAGGTGGCGGAAGAACATGCGGACATCTTTGCCCCGGCGGCGGTGGAAGCCTATTTCAAAGCGCTTTACGGTTTCACGGACCTGGACAAAGAGCGCCTGCTGGCAATGCTGCGCGAAAAAAATGCCGCATTTCCCCATGCCTTTGACTTCCGGCAGATGGACGCCCGTTACCGTTTCATTACGGACGGCTCGGTTCCGGTGATCATCACGCACGGCGCGAAAGACGGCGGCGATCTGGCGGAACAAAGCCATACGCTTGTCCGCCGCCTGGAAACGGAATACCCGCCCCGCCGTCTGACCCTGCGCCTGCTGCAGGGCTACAGCGTGCAGATTTATCCGCATGAACTGAAAAGGCTGCGCGCGGCTGGCAACCTGGAAACCCTGCACGGCTGCTTTGACGTGCTGCGCAACGGCGCGGGCTATGATCCGAAACTGGGCCTGCTGGTGGACGACCCCACCCGCCAGACTCCGGAGGACTGCCTTTTTTAA
- the cas5c gene encoding type I-C CRISPR-associated protein Cas5c codes for MAYGIALHVWGEYALFTRPETKSERMSYEVITPSAARGILESLHWKPAIRWIIDRLHILNPIRFDSIRRNELACKGSAQNASQAMKNMTPLHICVEDARQQRASLVLRQVAYVIEAHFELTDKAGPGDNPGKHLDIFTRRARAGQCFHRPCLGCREFPAHFTLLEDSLPPSQLARDAPRDLGWMLYDLDFAHGMRPIFYRPRLEGGVIDVADCLRRSGEAQA; via the coding sequence ATGGCCTACGGCATAGCACTGCATGTCTGGGGTGAATATGCCTTATTTACACGACCGGAGACAAAATCGGAACGCATGTCTTACGAAGTAATAACTCCGTCAGCGGCGCGCGGCATTCTTGAATCGCTGCACTGGAAACCCGCCATACGCTGGATTATCGACAGGCTGCATATCCTGAATCCTATCCGCTTTGATTCCATACGCCGTAACGAGCTGGCTTGTAAAGGTTCAGCGCAAAATGCGTCCCAGGCCATGAAAAACATGACGCCACTGCATATCTGCGTGGAGGATGCGCGTCAGCAGCGGGCCTCGTTGGTGCTGCGCCAAGTGGCTTATGTGATCGAAGCCCATTTTGAACTCACGGACAAGGCCGGACCGGGCGACAACCCGGGCAAGCATCTGGACATCTTCACCCGCCGGGCCAGAGCCGGACAGTGCTTTCACCGGCCTTGTCTGGGCTGCCGGGAATTTCCCGCCCATTTCACGTTACTGGAAGACAGCCTGCCGCCCTCCCAACTGGCCCGTGATGCGCCCCGCGATCTGGGCTGGATGCTCTATGACCTGGATTTCGCCCACGGCATGCGGCCCATTTTCTACCGCCCCCGCCTGGAAGGCGGCGTCATCGACGTGGCGGACTGCCTGCGCCGGTCCGGGGAGGCGCAAGCATGA
- the cas8c gene encoding type I-C CRISPR-associated protein Cas8c/Csd1 — protein MILSELAAFYQRMLQEPDTELPLPGYSRELIGFVLVLTPRGVLRRILPRLDDKGKARPLLVPAPRKQSGSGISPNLFWDNTGYLLGVDGKGKPERSAKTFAAFRQVHEELARGTGNARLQAVAAFLEAWRPEMFADLDVGPLILDKNGVFQIEEDQGFLHDQPDIRRIWEEQRRAGGEEPTGICLATGKTAPIARIHPPIRGVSGANPTGAALVSFNCDAFESYGKSQSFNAPVSGEAAEAYTTALNFLLRKDSGHCLRLGSTSLVFWTEQPGPAEKVFASCLLYEDGEALECGADTAEDRELLGRTRAVLRAARDGKKPADADLAALRAAETRFFLLGLKPNQARLGVTVWQISSFGQLLENLGRHYHDLALAPQYANDPPLPPLWMLLRELAPQGKTENIPAGLGDALSRAVLSGGRYPENLLAIVMQRIRADKNISYLRAALLKAFLLRNHPSQGAWTMELDESRKDLPYLLGRLFALLEKTQSDAVGAVGASIKDRYIGAASATPLLVFPQLLRLAQHHISKADYGKYNEDRIAGVMRDISAFPPHLSLPEQGDFFIGYYHQRVANYQKKEKE, from the coding sequence ATGATTCTGAGCGAACTGGCGGCCTTTTACCAGCGTATGCTGCAAGAGCCGGATACGGAATTGCCCCTGCCCGGCTACAGCCGGGAACTGATCGGTTTTGTTCTGGTGCTGACGCCCCGAGGCGTTCTGCGCCGCATTCTGCCCCGCCTGGACGACAAGGGCAAAGCCCGGCCCCTGCTGGTGCCCGCGCCGCGAAAGCAGTCCGGTTCCGGCATCAGCCCCAATCTTTTCTGGGACAACACCGGCTATTTGCTGGGCGTGGACGGCAAGGGCAAACCCGAGCGCAGCGCCAAAACATTCGCCGCCTTCCGGCAGGTCCACGAAGAGCTGGCCCGTGGCACCGGCAACGCCCGGCTTCAGGCAGTGGCCGCTTTTCTGGAAGCCTGGCGGCCCGAAATGTTTGCGGATCTGGACGTCGGCCCGCTTATTCTGGACAAAAACGGCGTCTTTCAGATTGAAGAAGATCAGGGCTTTTTACACGATCAACCTGACATCCGCCGCATCTGGGAGGAACAACGCCGCGCCGGAGGGGAGGAGCCGACCGGCATCTGTCTGGCGACGGGAAAAACCGCGCCCATTGCCCGCATCCATCCGCCCATCAGGGGCGTCAGCGGGGCCAATCCCACAGGCGCGGCCCTGGTGTCCTTCAACTGCGACGCCTTTGAATCCTACGGGAAAAGCCAGAGTTTCAACGCGCCCGTGAGCGGCGAGGCCGCCGAAGCCTATACCACGGCGCTGAACTTTCTGCTGCGAAAGGACAGCGGGCACTGCCTGCGCCTGGGTTCCACCAGCCTCGTTTTCTGGACGGAGCAGCCCGGCCCGGCGGAAAAAGTCTTTGCCTCCTGCCTGCTCTACGAGGACGGCGAGGCGCTGGAATGCGGCGCTGATACGGCTGAAGACCGGGAACTGCTGGGCAGGACGCGCGCTGTCCTGCGCGCCGCGCGTGACGGGAAAAAACCGGCGGACGCTGATCTGGCGGCCCTGCGCGCGGCGGAAACGCGCTTCTTCCTGCTGGGCCTGAAGCCCAACCAGGCCCGCCTGGGCGTCACAGTGTGGCAAATATCCTCGTTCGGGCAACTGCTGGAAAACCTTGGCCGCCATTATCACGACCTGGCCCTCGCGCCGCAGTACGCGAACGATCCGCCTCTACCGCCGCTCTGGATGCTGCTGCGCGAGCTGGCCCCGCAGGGCAAAACGGAAAATATCCCGGCCGGCCTGGGCGACGCCCTGTCCCGCGCGGTTCTCTCCGGCGGCCGCTATCCCGAGAATCTGTTGGCGATTGTCATGCAGCGCATCCGCGCGGACAAGAATATTTCCTATTTGCGCGCGGCGCTGCTCAAAGCCTTTCTGCTGCGCAACCATCCTTCACAAGGAGCCTGGACCATGGAACTTGACGAAAGCCGCAAAGATCTCCCCTATCTGCTGGGCAGACTGTTCGCCCTGCTGGAAAAAACGCAAAGCGACGCTGTGGGCGCGGTAGGCGCCTCCATCAAGGATCGCTACATTGGTGCCGCTTCCGCCACGCCGCTTCTGGTCTTTCCCCAACTGCTGCGTCTGGCCCAGCACCATATCAGCAAGGCGGACTACGGCAAATATAACGAAGACAGAATAGCCGGGGTCATGCGGGACATCAGCGCTTTTCCGCCCCACCTGAGCCTGCCGGAACAGGGAGATTTCTTCATCGGCTATTATCACCAGCGCGTCGCCAATTATCAGAAAAAGGAAAAGGAGTAA
- the cas7c gene encoding type I-C CRISPR-associated protein Cas7/Csd2, translated as MSALANRYEFVLLFDVENGNPNGDPDAGNLPRLDPETGCGLVTDVCLKRKIRNYVELAHNGAEGLKIYIQEKAVLNQRHELAYKACGLEPDKSGKRLPKKTEDAARLTAWMCANFYDVRAFGAVMSTEINCGQVRGPVQLAFARSVEPIVPQEVSITRMAVTNEKDLEKERTMGRKAIVPYGLYRAEGYVSAPFAEKTGFSEGDLDLLWEALINMFEHDHSAARGKMSARKLIVFKHANRLGNMPAHALFERVTVTRVDAGAGPARAFSDYEVQVRRDGLESVEIQEKL; from the coding sequence ATGTCCGCTCTTGCCAACCGTTATGAATTCGTACTGCTGTTTGACGTGGAAAACGGCAATCCCAACGGCGACCCGGACGCGGGCAACCTGCCCCGCCTCGACCCGGAAACCGGTTGCGGCCTGGTCACGGATGTCTGCCTGAAGCGCAAGATCCGCAATTACGTGGAGCTGGCCCACAACGGCGCGGAAGGCCTCAAGATTTATATTCAGGAAAAAGCCGTGCTCAATCAGCGCCATGAGCTGGCGTACAAGGCCTGCGGCCTGGAGCCGGACAAAAGCGGCAAGCGCCTGCCCAAGAAAACGGAGGACGCCGCCCGCCTCACGGCCTGGATGTGCGCCAATTTCTACGACGTGCGCGCCTTCGGAGCCGTCATGAGCACGGAAATCAACTGCGGCCAGGTGCGCGGCCCGGTACAGCTGGCCTTTGCCCGTAGCGTGGAACCCATTGTGCCGCAGGAGGTCAGCATCACCCGCATGGCCGTCACCAATGAGAAGGATCTGGAAAAAGAACGCACCATGGGCCGCAAAGCCATTGTGCCCTACGGCCTCTACCGGGCCGAAGGCTATGTCTCCGCGCCGTTTGCTGAAAAAACCGGCTTCAGCGAAGGCGATCTCGATCTGCTGTGGGAAGCGCTGATCAATATGTTCGAGCACGATCACTCCGCCGCGCGCGGCAAAATGAGCGCGCGGAAACTGATTGTCTTCAAACATGCCAACCGCCTGGGCAACATGCCCGCGCACGCCCTGTTCGAGCGCGTCACGGTAACGCGCGTGGATGCCGGGGCCGGCCCGGCCAGAGCCTTCAGCGACTACGAGGTTCAGGTGCGGCGCGACGGCCTGGAATCCGTTGAAATTCAGGAAAAATTATAA